A region from the Actinomycetota bacterium genome encodes:
- a CDS encoding flippase-like domain-containing protein, with the protein MSQVFKILRRYGLQLLTVAIVLYVLFFHVEYDELYRAFINVSWTFVFLAIIANLTSIMLKVASWKIIFDFTFDGIKGRWRDLTSALMIGFLVNLIVPARLGELARAFVISRRESMLGHAVSRSTVFGTIVLERVFDGVAMATIVIYGVVHMDLPGWADKGAIVLLVISGFFAIAMVVLEIKRERITETAEQAEASLEEHHPWWRRWSIRFYGVVARFSEGQKVLRSPGRVVLICLTTATSWLAQLTAVFFSLHAFHLGYIGFLGALLLLILINVAGALPATPGNVGVFQLATVIPLTVTYGIPKTTALAFSVGLQIIEGSIGLVGGSSCLLREGLKFDQVRSGAREFEEEVEEQAEEELEDHRMLEEKVGDIGQEVKELRHKVDDRIAEDKKDDENRSIGSTD; encoded by the coding sequence TTGAGCCAGGTCTTTAAAATTTTACGCCGCTACGGGCTGCAGCTGCTGACAGTGGCCATAGTCCTCTACGTCCTCTTCTTCCATGTCGAATACGACGAGCTCTACCGGGCCTTCATCAACGTCTCCTGGACCTTCGTCTTTCTGGCAATCATCGCCAACCTGACCTCGATCATGCTCAAGGTCGCCAGCTGGAAGATAATCTTCGACTTTACTTTCGACGGCATCAAGGGGCGCTGGCGCGACCTGACCTCAGCCCTCATGATCGGCTTTCTGGTCAACCTGATCGTCCCCGCCCGCCTGGGCGAACTGGCTCGCGCCTTTGTCATCAGCCGCCGGGAGAGCATGCTGGGGCACGCGGTCTCCCGCTCCACGGTCTTCGGCACCATCGTCCTGGAGCGGGTCTTCGACGGCGTGGCCATGGCCACGATCGTCATTTACGGCGTGGTCCACATGGACCTTCCTGGCTGGGCCGACAAGGGCGCCATCGTGCTGCTGGTGATCAGCGGCTTTTTCGCCATCGCCATGGTGGTCCTGGAGATCAAGCGCGAGCGTATCACCGAGACCGCGGAACAGGCGGAGGCAAGCCTGGAGGAACATCATCCCTGGTGGCGCCGCTGGAGTATCCGCTTCTACGGCGTCGTCGCCCGCTTCAGCGAGGGGCAGAAGGTGTTGCGCAGCCCCGGCCGCGTCGTCCTCATCTGCCTGACGACGGCGACTTCGTGGCTGGCGCAGCTGACGGCGGTATTCTTCTCGCTGCACGCCTTCCACCTGGGATACATCGGTTTCCTGGGAGCGCTGCTGCTGCTTATCCTCATCAACGTCGCCGGCGCGCTGCCGGCAACGCCGGGGAACGTCGGCGTCTTCCAGCTGGCCACCGTCATCCCCCTGACCGTCACTTATGGAATTCCCAAAACGACCGCCCTGGCCTTCTCGGTCGGGCTGCAGATAATCGAAGGTTCGATCGGCCTGGTCGGAGGCAGCAGCTGCCTGCTGCGGGAGGGCCTGAAGTTCGATCAGGTCCGCAGCGGCGCCCGGGAATTCGAGGAAGAGGTGGAGGAGCAGGCCGAAGAAGAACTCGAAGACCACCGCATGCTCGAGGAGAAGGTCGGCGACATCGGCCAGGAGGTCAAAGAGCTGCGCCATAAAGTCGACGACCGCATCGCGGAAGACAAGAAAGATGATGAAAACCGGTCGATCGGAAGCACCGATTGA
- a CDS encoding glycosyltransferase family 4 protein has product MKIALVTEYYYPLLGGITEHVHNLAGALSRKGHEVTVVTHNLKPRKHHHYPDDPLNFTVERFGKGIPIYSNGSFARVTLGKSLGDNLGKFFEREQFDVIHAHSPLTPILPLLAVRRSKAPVTVGTFHTYFDRSHGYGLLKKKFMESMNMMDGKIVVSDACVEALSRYFDTDYKVIPNGVDTSYFRPEAPQLPQFDDDKLNILFVGRFDPRNGLKTMLNAFRIVKSQFDNCRLIVVGDGPLRPYYRTLVDRRLSKDIHFAGLVNGGRPNFYSTADIYCTPCTKASFGVVLLEAMASATPIVASDINGYRLVMEDNKQGILVPETAAAGFAEALMRLLKDPELRQRMGREGRKTAEEAFSWDLVASRVEQYYLELMGRKLDVFKEDPAPEKIFALND; this is encoded by the coding sequence ATGAAAATAGCTCTAGTAACTGAGTATTATTATCCCCTGCTTGGTGGCATCACCGAGCACGTGCACAATCTCGCGGGCGCCCTAAGCAGGAAGGGTCACGAGGTCACTGTCGTCACCCATAATCTCAAGCCCCGCAAGCACCATCATTACCCCGACGATCCCCTCAATTTCACCGTCGAGCGATTCGGCAAAGGCATCCCCATCTATTCCAACGGCTCCTTCGCGCGGGTGACGCTGGGCAAGAGCCTCGGCGACAACCTGGGGAAGTTCTTCGAGCGCGAGCAGTTCGATGTCATCCACGCGCATTCGCCGCTGACGCCGATCCTGCCGCTGCTGGCCGTGCGCCGCTCCAAGGCGCCGGTGACCGTGGGGACCTTCCACACTTATTTCGACCGCAGCCACGGCTACGGCCTGCTGAAGAAGAAGTTCATGGAGAGCATGAACATGATGGACGGCAAGATCGTGGTTTCCGACGCCTGCGTCGAGGCCCTGTCGCGTTACTTCGACACCGATTACAAAGTCATCCCCAACGGCGTCGACACCAGCTACTTCCGCCCCGAGGCGCCGCAGCTGCCGCAGTTCGATGACGATAAGCTCAACATCCTCTTCGTCGGGCGCTTCGATCCGCGCAACGGCCTGAAGACCATGCTCAACGCCTTCAGGATCGTCAAGAGCCAGTTCGACAACTGCCGCCTGATCGTCGTCGGCGACGGCCCCTTGAGGCCTTACTACCGCACCCTGGTGGACCGCAGGCTGAGCAAGGACATACATTTCGCCGGACTCGTCAACGGCGGCCGGCCCAATTTTTACTCCACCGCCGACATCTACTGCACTCCCTGCACCAAGGCCTCTTTCGGCGTGGTGCTGCTCGAGGCGATGGCCTCGGCCACGCCGATCGTGGCCTCTGACATCAACGGCTACCGGCTGGTCATGGAAGACAACAAGCAGGGAATCCTGGTTCCCGAGACCGCGGCTGCCGGTTTTGCCGAAGCGCTGATGCGGCTGCTGAAGGATCCCGAGTTGCGGCAACGCATGGGCCGGGAGGGAAGGAAGACCGCGGAGGAAGCCTTCTCCTGGGACCTGGTGGCAAGCAGGGTCGAGCAGTACTACCTGGAGCTGATGGGGCGCAAGCTGGATGTGTTCAAGGAGGATCCCGCCCCGGAGAAGATCTTCGCGCTGAATGACTAA
- a CDS encoding B-box zinc finger protein encodes MKCVNHPSVEANVRCSNCGDPICPDCMIFAPVGVKCPKCGKLPKSALVTVKPERVLLSVILGLVSAVVGGYIFGLVLMAIGFLAFIVAFVLGMGIGEAISWASGRHHGRNLAVWAAACAALAVFFGIWGRATGFTASAPGLRYALTAYSFWGFIWMAVAAYGSWQRNA; translated from the coding sequence ATGAAGTGCGTCAACCATCCCTCCGTGGAAGCCAACGTTAGGTGCAGCAACTGTGGCGATCCCATCTGCCCTGACTGCATGATCTTCGCGCCTGTCGGCGTAAAATGCCCCAAGTGCGGAAAGCTGCCGAAATCGGCGCTGGTGACGGTGAAGCCGGAGAGGGTGCTGCTGTCGGTTATCCTGGGCCTGGTCAGCGCCGTCGTCGGCGGCTACATCTTCGGACTGGTGCTGATGGCGATCGGCTTCCTGGCTTTTATCGTGGCTTTCGTCCTGGGCATGGGCATCGGCGAAGCAATCTCCTGGGCCAGCGGCCGCCACCACGGGCGCAACCTGGCGGTGTGGGCGGCAGCCTGTGCCGCCCTGGCGGTATTCTTCGGGATCTGGGGAAGGGCTACGGGTTTCACGGCTTCGGCGCCGGGGTTAAGGTACGCGCTGACCGCTTACAGCTTCTGGGGATTCATCTGGATGGCCGTGGCGGCCTACGGAAGCTGGCAGCGCAACGCCTGA
- the eno gene encoding phosphopyruvate hydratase gives MSMIIDVHARQILDSRGNPTVEVEAELADGSTGRAAVPSGASTGTFEAVELRDGNKKIYGGKSVLKAVDNVNGPIAEEIVGLEASSQRDLDEILIALDGTPNKGKLGANAILGTSLAVARAAAVSACLPLWQYLGGVGAHVLPVPMMNILNGGAHADNNVDIQEFMCVPVGAKSFAEALMMGAGVFHALKGVLQKDGHNTNVGDEGGFAPNLGSNTEAVEYIIKAIRKAGYKPGKDVSIAMDPAASEFFKNGKYVLAGEGRSLSPKQMVDFYADLVENYPIVSIEDGMAEEDWKGWSLLTEKIGGRCQLVGDDLFVTNTERLKRGIDAGVANSILIKVNQIGTLSETLDAVSMALTAGYTAVISHRSGETEDTTIADIAVATNAGQIKTGAPSRTDRVCKYNQLLRIEEQLGDVAIYPGATVFPQVQ, from the coding sequence ATGTCCATGATCATTGACGTTCACGCGCGGCAGATCCTCGATTCGCGCGGCAATCCCACCGTGGAAGTGGAAGCCGAGCTGGCCGACGGCTCGACCGGCCGCGCCGCGGTGCCCTCAGGCGCCTCGACCGGCACCTTTGAAGCGGTCGAGCTGCGTGACGGCAACAAGAAGATCTACGGCGGCAAGTCGGTGCTAAAGGCCGTCGATAATGTCAACGGCCCCATCGCCGAGGAGATCGTCGGCCTGGAGGCCAGCTCCCAGCGCGACCTCGACGAGATCCTCATCGCCCTGGACGGCACTCCCAACAAGGGCAAACTCGGCGCCAACGCCATCCTCGGCACTTCGCTGGCGGTCGCCCGCGCCGCCGCGGTCAGCGCCTGCCTGCCGCTCTGGCAATACCTGGGCGGCGTCGGCGCGCACGTGCTGCCGGTGCCGATGATGAACATCCTCAACGGCGGCGCCCACGCCGACAACAACGTCGACATCCAGGAATTCATGTGCGTGCCCGTCGGCGCCAAGAGTTTCGCCGAGGCGCTGATGATGGGCGCGGGTGTCTTCCACGCGTTGAAGGGTGTCCTGCAGAAGGACGGCCACAACACCAACGTCGGCGACGAGGGCGGCTTCGCCCCGAACCTGGGCTCGAACACCGAGGCGGTCGAGTACATCATCAAGGCGATCAGGAAAGCGGGTTACAAGCCGGGCAAGGACGTTTCCATCGCCATGGACCCGGCCGCCAGCGAATTCTTCAAGAACGGCAAGTACGTGCTGGCGGGCGAGGGCCGCAGCCTGTCGCCCAAGCAGATGGTTGACTTCTACGCCGACCTGGTTGAGAACTATCCCATCGTTTCCATCGAGGACGGCATGGCCGAGGAGGACTGGAAAGGCTGGTCGCTGCTGACGGAAAAGATAGGCGGCCGCTGCCAGCTGGTCGGCGACGATCTGTTCGTGACAAATACCGAGAGGCTAAAAAGAGGAATTGACGCCGGCGTGGCAAATTCTATACTCATCAAAGTGAACCAGATCGGTACGCTATCGGAAACTCTGGACGCGGTCTCGATGGCGCTGACGGCAGGATACACGGCGGTCATCTCGCACCGTTCGGGCGAGACTGAAGACACGACCATCGCCGATATCGCGGTAGCCACCAACGCCGGCCAGATCAAGACAGGGGCTCCATCCCGTACCGACAGGGTTTGCAAATACAACCAACTGTTGCGCATTGAGGAGCAGCTGGGCGACGTGGCGATTTATCCTGGCGCCACGGTTTTTCCCCAGGTCCAGTAG
- a CDS encoding CoA protein activase has product MKVTCPHMGHLHWMLDDLFGRLGVEYVKPPPTTTKTLTIGAKHSPEFACLPLKINIGNFIQGLDMGADTLIMAGGHGPCRFGYYGIVEERILRDLGYDFRFMMLEPFGDGKWAFYKTFETLSPGSLSLRKLWKILKVSFTKGRAFDQIHKRTLQVRAYEVNHGDTTRALREAEKMLTQAFTTEEIEEAGREALALIDNVEQDPERRVLKVGIVGEFFLLLEPFSNFGLEEALGHMGVYIERSVWVTDWIAPGRDNKIYGFHKDIVDGKAAPYLNHNVGGEGRETIGSIVLMAERKFDGIIQLLPFGCMPENIATSIIPKVQRDHDIPVLTLAFDEQTGRAGVITRVEAFLDLLSARRGLSLVGTNA; this is encoded by the coding sequence ATGAAAGTAACCTGCCCGCACATGGGCCACCTGCACTGGATGCTCGACGACCTCTTCGGCCGCCTCGGCGTCGAATACGTCAAGCCGCCGCCGACAACCACCAAGACACTTACCATCGGCGCCAAGCACAGCCCTGAATTCGCCTGCCTGCCGCTGAAGATCAACATTGGCAACTTCATCCAGGGGCTGGACATGGGCGCCGACACCCTGATCATGGCCGGCGGCCACGGACCCTGCCGCTTCGGCTATTACGGCATCGTCGAGGAGCGCATCCTCAGAGACCTGGGATATGATTTCAGGTTCATGATGCTCGAGCCCTTCGGCGACGGCAAATGGGCCTTCTACAAGACTTTTGAAACGCTTTCGCCAGGCAGCCTGAGCCTGCGCAAGCTCTGGAAGATCCTCAAGGTCTCTTTCACCAAGGGACGCGCCTTCGACCAGATCCACAAGCGCACGCTCCAGGTGCGCGCCTACGAGGTCAACCACGGCGATACCACCCGGGCCTTGAGGGAAGCTGAAAAAATGCTGACGCAGGCCTTCACCACCGAGGAGATCGAGGAGGCCGGGCGCGAGGCGCTGGCCCTGATCGATAACGTCGAGCAGGATCCGGAGCGGCGGGTGCTCAAGGTCGGAATCGTGGGCGAGTTCTTCCTGCTGCTGGAGCCGTTCAGTAATTTTGGTTTGGAAGAGGCCCTGGGCCACATGGGCGTGTATATCGAGCGCAGCGTCTGGGTGACCGACTGGATTGCGCCAGGCCGCGACAACAAGATCTACGGCTTCCACAAGGATATCGTCGACGGCAAGGCCGCTCCCTATCTCAATCACAACGTCGGCGGCGAGGGCCGCGAGACCATCGGCAGCATCGTGCTGATGGCCGAGCGTAAATTCGACGGTATAATACAGCTGCTGCCTTTTGGCTGCATGCCGGAGAACATCGCCACCAGCATCATCCCCAAGGTCCAGCGCGATCACGACATTCCCGTGCTGACGCTGGCCTTCGACGAGCAGACCGGGCGCGCCGGCGTGATCACGCGCGTAGAAGCGTTCCTGGACCTGCTGTCCGCCAGGCGGGGCCTCAGCCTCGTGGGGACAAACGCTTAA
- the trxA gene encoding thioredoxin, with the protein MVELTDANFESEVLQSDLPVLVDFWAEWCAPCRMVTPVIEELAIEMAGRIKVAKLNVDQNRETATKYDIMSIPTVILFEGGTVGKQVVGALPKESLLRELELE; encoded by the coding sequence ATGGTCGAGTTGACGGACGCTAATTTCGAGTCCGAGGTGCTCCAGTCGGATCTGCCCGTCTTGGTGGACTTTTGGGCCGAGTGGTGCGCGCCGTGCCGGATGGTGACTCCGGTCATCGAAGAGCTGGCGATCGAGATGGCGGGCCGCATCAAAGTCGCCAAGCTGAACGTTGATCAGAATCGCGAGACGGCGACCAAGTATGACATCATGAGCATCCCCACGGTGATCCTATTCGAGGGTGGCACTGTCGGCAAACAGGTAGTAGGAGCGCTTCCCAAGGAATCATTGTTGCGGGAACTGGAACTGGAGTAA
- a CDS encoding acyl-CoA dehydratase activase, giving the protein MDIPAKTGYLGIDVGSVSTNLVILDEHANVLAAIYRRTQGQPIKAVQEGLRELTDLLADQEIEVRGVGATGSARHLTGIIVGADVVKNEITAHAVAASQVLPDVNTVLEIGGQDSKLIVLRDGIVTDFAMNSVCAAGTGSFLDHQSARLGIPIEDFGTYAVRSESPAHIAGRCSVFAESDMIHKQQVGIVVEDIIYGLCHALVRNYLNNLAKGKEIKSPVVFQGGVAANAGMKRAFEDALEIEVTVPVHHNVMGAIGSAILAMELELEPGETSFNSFDVSDLVYETSTFNCNGCSNTCEIVRIKVDGKTLARWGGRCGKWENEDSPGAGKKRLRAGGKTRIKASVR; this is encoded by the coding sequence ATGGATATTCCCGCAAAAACAGGTTATCTCGGCATTGACGTCGGTTCGGTCAGCACCAACCTGGTGATCCTCGACGAGCACGCCAACGTGCTCGCGGCCATCTACCGCCGCACCCAGGGCCAGCCGATCAAGGCCGTTCAGGAAGGGCTGCGCGAGCTCACCGACCTGCTCGCGGACCAGGAGATCGAGGTCCGCGGCGTCGGCGCCACCGGCAGCGCCAGGCATCTGACCGGCATCATCGTCGGCGCCGACGTGGTCAAGAACGAGATCACGGCGCACGCCGTCGCTGCCTCACAAGTATTACCCGATGTAAACACCGTGCTCGAGATCGGCGGGCAGGATTCCAAGCTGATCGTGCTGCGCGACGGCATCGTCACCGATTTCGCCATGAACTCGGTCTGCGCCGCCGGCACCGGCTCCTTCCTCGATCATCAGTCGGCGCGCCTGGGCATTCCCATCGAGGACTTCGGCACCTACGCCGTGCGTTCCGAGAGCCCGGCCCACATCGCCGGCCGCTGCTCTGTATTCGCCGAATCCGACATGATCCACAAGCAGCAGGTGGGCATCGTCGTCGAGGACATCATCTACGGACTCTGCCACGCGCTGGTCCGCAATTATCTCAACAACCTCGCCAAGGGCAAGGAGATCAAGTCGCCGGTGGTGTTCCAGGGCGGCGTCGCCGCCAACGCCGGCATGAAGCGGGCCTTCGAGGACGCGCTTGAGATCGAGGTGACGGTGCCGGTCCACCATAACGTCATGGGCGCCATCGGCTCGGCCATCCTGGCGATGGAGCTGGAGCTGGAGCCCGGAGAGACCAGCTTCAACAGTTTTGACGTGTCCGATCTCGTATACGAGACCTCGACCTTCAACTGTAACGGGTGCTCTAACACTTGCGAGATCGTACGCATCAAGGTCGACGGCAAGACGCTGGCGCGCTGGGGCGGGCGCTGCGGCAAGTGGGAGAACGAGGATTCTCCCGGCGCCGGCAAGAAAAGATTACGCGCCGGTGGAAAGACCAGGATAAAGGCCTCGGTGCGCTAA
- the surE gene encoding 5'/3'-nucleotidase SurE, with protein sequence MKVLVTNDDGISSPGLFAVKQAMERCGEVAVIAPDKNRSAIGRGITIGESLNVQEVSFPDGSSGYSVDGTPVDCVRLAALGFLDWEPDIVVSGINLGPNLGDDITYSGTVAAAFEGILLGTPAIAVSIERPGGWKETGNEGVFHFDTVADFTSRLAEAVLGNSLPGPVLLNINSPNLPSAEIRGAAVTRLGKRIYRDELIEEGGDGNGHRRYHIYGDDPSYHEEEGTDFHALAEDKISVTPIHFALTNLAGMELIQELGLDTLLDNGRNGCQGAS encoded by the coding sequence TTGAAGGTCCTGGTCACCAACGACGACGGCATCTCTTCGCCCGGCCTTTTCGCGGTGAAGCAGGCCATGGAACGCTGCGGCGAGGTCGCGGTCATCGCCCCGGACAAGAACCGCAGCGCCATCGGCCGCGGCATCACCATCGGCGAATCCCTCAACGTGCAGGAAGTCTCCTTCCCTGACGGCTCCAGCGGCTACTCCGTCGACGGCACTCCGGTCGACTGCGTGCGCCTGGCGGCGCTGGGTTTCCTTGACTGGGAACCCGATATCGTGGTCTCGGGAATCAACCTCGGCCCCAACCTCGGCGACGACATCACCTATTCGGGAACCGTGGCCGCGGCCTTCGAGGGCATCCTGCTGGGCACGCCCGCGATCGCCGTCTCGATCGAGCGCCCCGGCGGCTGGAAGGAGACCGGCAACGAGGGCGTCTTCCATTTTGATACCGTGGCCGATTTCACGTCGCGTCTGGCGGAAGCTGTGCTCGGCAACAGCCTCCCCGGGCCGGTGCTGCTTAACATCAACTCGCCGAACCTGCCGTCCGCGGAGATAAGAGGCGCGGCGGTTACCCGGCTGGGCAAGCGCATCTACCGCGACGAGCTGATCGAGGAGGGCGGCGACGGCAACGGCCACCGGCGATACCACATCTACGGCGATGATCCCTCTTACCACGAGGAAGAGGGCACAGACTTCCACGCGCTGGCCGAGGACAAGATCTCGGTTACTCCCATCCACTTTGCCCTCACCAACCTCGCCGGCATGGAGCTCATACAAGAACTGGGCCTCGACACGCTGCTGGACAACGGGCGCAACGGCTGCCAGGGGGCATCTTGA
- a CDS encoding polysaccharide deacetylase family protein, with translation MTKRRALSVLGSLAGGFFLTIAAISHWLYHHHGQRRLGIRLLLGGAIADGLFVYSTLVPNFPLGGKPYYSGRREGNRIALTFDDGPRAPYTAQILDTLKKEGVPATFFVLGENARRHPELVKRIEVEGHRVGNHGFDHSIMMFASGRQALAQVDAADSALRDAGVADPAPVFRAPHGWLSPLALRALSRRGYLVTGWSKGVWDTASPGVGTIISRTREILRPGNILLLHDGWSGPSDEDRSQTVEAVAEIIRDAKARGLQFVTVEQMLREEETL, from the coding sequence ATGACTAAGCGCCGGGCCCTGTCAGTCCTGGGCTCGCTCGCCGGCGGCTTCTTCCTCACCATCGCCGCCATCTCCCACTGGTTGTACCATCACCACGGACAGCGCCGTCTGGGCATACGCCTGTTGCTGGGCGGCGCCATCGCCGACGGCCTCTTCGTCTACTCGACCCTCGTGCCGAATTTTCCCCTCGGCGGCAAGCCTTATTACAGCGGCCGCCGTGAGGGCAACCGCATCGCGCTCACCTTTGACGACGGCCCCCGGGCGCCCTACACGGCGCAGATCCTCGATACCCTCAAGAAGGAAGGGGTCCCCGCGACTTTCTTCGTCCTGGGCGAGAACGCCCGGCGCCACCCGGAACTGGTCAAGCGCATCGAGGTCGAAGGCCACCGGGTGGGCAACCACGGCTTCGACCATTCCATCATGATGTTCGCCAGCGGCAGGCAGGCGCTGGCCCAGGTGGACGCCGCCGACAGCGCCCTCAGGGACGCAGGCGTCGCCGATCCCGCCCCGGTCTTCCGGGCCCCCCACGGCTGGCTCAGCCCCCTGGCGCTCAGGGCTCTATCCCGCCGGGGCTACCTGGTCACCGGCTGGTCGAAGGGCGTATGGGATACGGCTTCGCCCGGAGTGGGAACCATAATCTCGCGGACCAGGGAGATACTGAGGCCGGGAAACATCCTGCTGCTGCACGACGGCTGGAGCGGACCGTCAGACGAGGACCGCTCGCAGACGGTCGAGGCGGTCGCCGAGATAATCCGGGACGCCAAGGCCAGGGGCCTTCAGTTCGTGACCGTGGAGCAGATGCTGCGGGAGGAAGAGACTCTGTGA
- the mazG gene encoding nucleoside triphosphate pyrophosphohydrolase, producing the protein MSADNQEPDRERLAAVLLELDEVVRRLRRDCPWDREQSVNDIVTHTLEETFELIDAAHAGNGEEVTGELGDLLFHIFFMAYLAEENGWSDLAGITRGIIDKLVRRHPHVYGEAAAGSAADVVDRWERIKREKEGRQGIFHDVPSSLPSALFAQRLQARAAAVGFDWDLAEPVFEKIEEETAELREALAAEAPQPEGTDKKRGPETEAYHEVGDMLFAVVNLSRKLRVDPELALRSAAGRFRGRVEMAAELAAGDGEDFKSLPLDRQEEYYQRAKKL; encoded by the coding sequence TTGAGCGCAGACAATCAAGAACCCGATCGCGAGCGGCTGGCCGCGGTGCTGCTCGAGCTCGATGAGGTCGTGCGGCGGCTGCGGCGTGACTGTCCCTGGGACCGCGAGCAGAGCGTCAACGACATCGTCACCCACACGCTCGAGGAGACCTTCGAGCTGATCGACGCCGCCCACGCCGGCAATGGTGAGGAGGTCACCGGCGAGCTGGGCGACCTGCTCTTCCACATCTTTTTCATGGCCTACCTGGCCGAGGAGAACGGCTGGAGCGACCTGGCCGGCATCACCCGCGGCATCATCGACAAGCTGGTGCGCCGGCACCCCCACGTCTATGGCGAGGCGGCCGCCGGGAGCGCCGCCGATGTCGTCGACCGCTGGGAGCGCATCAAGCGCGAGAAGGAAGGCCGCCAGGGTATCTTCCATGACGTTCCATCATCGCTGCCTTCGGCGCTCTTCGCCCAGCGGCTGCAGGCGCGGGCCGCCGCGGTCGGCTTCGACTGGGACCTGGCCGAGCCGGTCTTCGAGAAGATCGAGGAAGAGACCGCCGAGCTCAGGGAGGCGCTGGCGGCCGAGGCGCCTCAGCCCGAGGGCACCGACAAGAAGCGCGGCCCGGAGACCGAGGCCTACCATGAGGTCGGCGACATGCTCTTCGCGGTGGTGAACCTGTCCCGCAAGCTGCGGGTCGATCCCGAGCTGGCCCTGCGCAGCGCCGCCGGGCGTTTCCGCGGCCGGGTCGAGATGGCGGCGGAGCTGGCGGCCGGAGACGGCGAGGACTTCAAGAGTTTGCCACTGGACCGTCAGGAAGAATATTATCAGCGGGCTAAAAAACTCTAG
- a CDS encoding acyl-CoA dehydratase activase-related protein, translating into MRVGIPRSLLYYKYLPFWKTFLAELGLEVETSPLTNKKILSWGVEVAENELCVPVKAFYGHCMALRGKVDALFVPRVVSVEERAYTCPKFLGLPDMVAAVADQLELPPLLTPKLNQREKPREFKWQLINFAREEFGLSVLDAVSALEAATRAQKDYQKSLVAGRTPLDLLPASRLNRPRWKIEKKERKRIGLLGHPYNIYDGYITQNLIARLEEMGADLVVPEMTDHHVLMQEATDVPKQLYWTYEKEIMGAVNHWTRNRMVDGVIYVLAFACGPDSLVQVLIEHRARTHNVPLMSLTIDEHSGEAGLVTRIEAFTDMLMRKKKPAEAVA; encoded by the coding sequence ATGCGCGTAGGTATCCCGAGGTCCCTGCTCTACTACAAATATCTTCCCTTCTGGAAGACCTTCCTGGCCGAACTCGGCCTGGAAGTGGAGACATCACCCCTGACCAACAAGAAGATCCTCTCCTGGGGAGTCGAGGTCGCCGAGAACGAGCTCTGCGTCCCCGTCAAGGCGTTCTACGGTCACTGCATGGCGCTCCGCGGCAAGGTCGACGCCCTGTTCGTGCCACGCGTCGTCAGCGTCGAGGAGCGGGCCTATACCTGCCCCAAGTTCCTGGGGCTGCCCGACATGGTCGCGGCTGTAGCCGACCAGCTGGAGCTGCCGCCCCTGCTGACCCCCAAGCTCAATCAGCGGGAAAAACCCCGCGAGTTCAAATGGCAGCTGATCAATTTCGCCCGCGAGGAATTCGGACTGAGCGTGCTCGACGCGGTCTCGGCGCTGGAAGCCGCCACCAGGGCGCAGAAGGATTATCAGAAGAGCCTGGTCGCCGGCCGCACGCCGCTCGACCTGCTTCCCGCCAGCCGGCTCAACCGCCCCCGCTGGAAGATAGAGAAAAAGGAGCGCAAGCGCATCGGGCTGCTGGGCCATCCCTACAACATTTATGACGGCTACATCACCCAGAACCTCATCGCCCGGCTCGAGGAGATGGGCGCCGACCTGGTGGTGCCGGAGATGACCGACCATCACGTGCTGATGCAGGAGGCCACCGACGTGCCCAAGCAGCTCTACTGGACCTACGAAAAGGAGATCATGGGCGCGGTCAATCACTGGACCAGGAACCGCATGGTCGACGGCGTCATCTACGTGCTCGCCTTCGCCTGCGGCCCGGACTCACTGGTGCAGGTGCTGATCGAGCACCGGGCCCGCACCCATAACGTGCCGCTGATGTCGCTGACGATCGACGAGCATAGCGGCGAGGCCGGACTGGTAACCCGCATCGAGGCCTTCACGGACATGCTGATGAGAAAGAAAAAACCGGCTGAGGCGGTCGCCTGA
- a CDS encoding zinc ribbon domain-containing protein, whose protein sequence is MQKIADRPVSRCEKCNERVTRVFHPVAIHFKGSGFYSTDYGKKRSDSRQKTAEESRGGSKPAKKDKGKQSRKKATAAGSKEG, encoded by the coding sequence ATGCAAAAAATAGCCGATCGGCCTGTGAGCCGTTGTGAGAAATGCAACGAGCGGGTGACCCGGGTGTTCCATCCCGTCGCCATCCACTTCAAGGGTAGCGGTTTTTATTCCACCGATTACGGCAAGAAGCGGAGCGATTCGCGCCAGAAGACCGCGGAAGAGTCCAGGGGCGGCAGCAAGCCGGCCAAGAAGGACAAGGGCAAGCAATCCCGCAAGAAAGCAACGGCGGCCGGCAGCAAGGAAGGTTAA